One part of the Humulus lupulus chromosome 9, drHumLupu1.1, whole genome shotgun sequence genome encodes these proteins:
- the LOC133800592 gene encoding uncharacterized protein LOC133800592 — MGKATAKAPELVTSSVCDFFQPNPAASPSLECLFVLHPTQAHASFFFIQPRRTPFSPHRRCGRLDSKGKGGGRGGGRGFDSLTTSSSHSSLSFIFFFADGAHGGGDCSGWPWFGVVVAAGCGLGWLKLYLDI; from the exons ATGGGGAAGGCGACGGCGAAGGCTCCTGAGCTAGTGACTTCCTCCGTGTGCGACTTCTTCCAGCCGAACCCAGCCGCATCTCCATCTCTCGAATGCCTCTTCGTTCTTCATCCAACCCAAGCACACGCCTCTTTCTTCTTCATCCAACCCAGGCGCACACCCTTCTCACCACACCGACGATGTGGTAGGCTCGACAGCAAAGGCAAAGGCGGAGGCAGAGGCGGAGGCAGGGGTTTCGACTCTCTCACTACTTCGTCCTCCCATAGTTCTCTCtcgttcatttttttttttgcagatggTGCTCACGGTGGTGGTGATTGTTCTGGGTGGCCATGGTTCGGGGTGGTGGTGGCAGCGGGCTGTGGCTTAGGATG GCTAAAACTCTACTTGGATATTTAA